One window of the Candidatus Rokuibacteriota bacterium genome contains the following:
- a CDS encoding ABC transporter permease → MKNYLLQRLGIAGLTLFGMSVVIFVLLRLAPGDIVDILFSTGGYVNPSERAAIEKELGLDKPVWAQYLEWIGHMATGDLGKSYRYDLPAWEIIRPLIPVTIELATLSMIVAVLLGVPTGVISAVRQDTTLDYVLRVVSLAGLSMPSFWLGMVIILTLVAWIGWIPPMTYVPPTENFKLHAIQFALPAMAVGYRSSALIMRITRSALLEVMREDYIRTARAKGQGERVVIWSHALKNAILPVVTIIGIEFAFLIGGLVVTETVFNLPGIARFLVQAILWRDYPIVQTLVMFIAMVVIFSNLAVDMLYGVLDPRVRYGS, encoded by the coding sequence GTGAAGAACTATCTCCTCCAGCGCCTGGGCATCGCGGGACTGACGCTCTTCGGGATGTCGGTGGTGATCTTCGTTCTCCTGCGCTTGGCGCCGGGGGACATCGTGGACATCCTCTTCTCGACCGGCGGCTACGTGAATCCTTCGGAGCGTGCCGCCATCGAGAAGGAGCTCGGGCTCGACAAGCCCGTCTGGGCCCAATACCTCGAGTGGATCGGCCACATGGCCACCGGCGACCTCGGCAAGTCCTACCGCTACGACCTGCCGGCCTGGGAGATCATCCGGCCGCTGATCCCCGTCACGATCGAGCTGGCGACGCTGTCCATGATCGTCGCGGTGCTCCTCGGTGTCCCGACGGGCGTCATCAGCGCCGTGCGCCAGGACACGACGCTCGACTACGTGCTGCGCGTGGTGAGCCTGGCGGGGCTCAGCATGCCGTCCTTCTGGCTCGGCATGGTCATCATCCTGACGCTGGTGGCCTGGATCGGGTGGATCCCGCCGATGACCTACGTCCCCCCCACCGAGAACTTCAAGCTCCACGCGATCCAGTTCGCGTTGCCCGCCATGGCGGTCGGCTACCGCTCGTCGGCGCTCATCATGCGCATCACGCGCTCGGCCCTGCTGGAAGTGATGCGAGAAGATTACATCAGGACGGCGCGCGCCAAGGGGCAGGGGGAACGGGTTGTGATCTGGAGCCACGCGCTCAAGAACGCGATCCTGCCCGTCGTGACCATCATCGGCATCGAATTCGCGTTCCTGATCGGCGGGCTCGTGGTCACCGAGACCGTCTTCAACCTGCCGGGCATCGCGCGCTTCCTCGTGCAGGCCATCCTGTGGCGCGACTACCCGATCGTGCAGACCCTCGTCATGTTCATCGCCATGGTCGTGATCTTCTCGAACCTCGCCGTGGACATGCTCTACGGCGTGCTCGACCCGCGGGTGCGCTATGGCAGCTAG
- a CDS encoding ABC transporter substrate-binding protein, translating into MTRFRVAAAVWLAFGAAALVTSTPAQAQTPRPGGHLNIMLREDLPQGFAVHETSTISVSFPSLPCFSNLVFFDQHKRTESVDTLVGELAEKWSWQDNFRNLVFFLRKDVKWHDGKPFTSKDVKFTFDMVREAPEAQAKLRINPRKDWYANIEAIEAPDPHTVVFRLKRPQPSLLIMFASGYTPIYAAHVPPASYRTGCIGTGPFKVKEWRKGEFVDYVKNTDYFVKDRPYLDSLRYVVIENRGTRVSALQAGKLDVSFPGEMTKTSAEQVKKAVPQLVVTTVGQTVNDNIIMNVKKPPFDNIKVRLAVSYAIDRRGLIQAVHQGGAVVGASLPPKPWGIWGIAEQGLLALPGYGKPADEKVKARKIMAELGYTPEKPLKVEMATRAIAIYVDMASFVINELKQIGIDATLKQIETAQWHATATRGDYQIGANLTGLGIDDPDANFYENYACGSPRNYSHYCSEQVGRMIDQQSQEVNPQKRLGMVVALQKKLEEDAPRPLLDWRLDYFSHWPYVHNMIPHNDIYNFGRMQDVWRDK; encoded by the coding sequence ATGACCCGTTTCCGTGTTGCCGCCGCCGTGTGGCTGGCCTTCGGGGCCGCCGCGCTCGTGACCTCCACGCCCGCCCAGGCCCAGACGCCAAGGCCCGGAGGGCATCTCAACATCATGCTGCGCGAGGACCTGCCCCAGGGCTTCGCCGTCCACGAGACGTCGACGATATCGGTGAGCTTCCCGTCGCTGCCCTGCTTCAGCAACCTCGTCTTCTTCGACCAGCACAAGCGCACGGAAAGCGTAGACACCCTCGTGGGCGAGCTGGCCGAGAAGTGGTCCTGGCAGGACAACTTTAGAAACCTCGTGTTCTTTCTCCGCAAGGACGTCAAGTGGCACGACGGCAAGCCCTTCACCTCGAAGGACGTCAAGTTCACCTTCGACATGGTGCGCGAGGCGCCGGAGGCGCAGGCCAAGCTCCGCATCAACCCGCGCAAGGATTGGTACGCCAACATCGAGGCCATCGAGGCGCCCGATCCTCACACGGTGGTCTTCCGCCTCAAGCGCCCCCAGCCCTCGCTCCTGATCATGTTTGCCTCGGGCTACACGCCCATCTACGCCGCCCACGTGCCGCCCGCGAGCTACCGCACGGGCTGCATCGGCACCGGGCCCTTCAAGGTCAAGGAGTGGCGCAAGGGCGAGTTCGTCGACTACGTCAAGAACACGGACTACTTCGTCAAGGACCGGCCGTACCTCGACAGCCTGCGCTACGTCGTCATCGAGAACCGCGGCACGCGGGTCTCCGCGCTCCAGGCCGGCAAGCTCGACGTCTCGTTCCCCGGGGAGATGACCAAGACCTCCGCGGAGCAGGTCAAGAAGGCCGTGCCGCAGTTGGTCGTCACCACCGTGGGGCAGACGGTCAACGACAACATCATCATGAACGTCAAGAAGCCGCCCTTCGACAACATCAAGGTGCGCCTGGCCGTGAGCTACGCGATCGACCGCCGGGGCCTCATTCAGGCCGTCCACCAGGGCGGCGCCGTCGTGGGCGCGTCGCTGCCGCCCAAGCCGTGGGGCATCTGGGGCATCGCTGAGCAGGGATTGCTGGCGCTCCCGGGCTACGGCAAGCCGGCCGACGAGAAGGTCAAGGCCAGGAAGATCATGGCCGAGCTCGGCTACACGCCCGAGAAGCCGCTCAAAGTCGAGATGGCGACGCGGGCCATCGCCATCTACGTGGACATGGCCTCCTTCGTCATCAACGAGCTCAAGCAGATCGGCATCGACGCGACGCTCAAGCAAATCGAGACGGCGCAGTGGCACGCGACGGCCACGCGCGGCGACTACCAGATCGGCGCCAACCTGACGGGCCTCGGCATCGACGATCCCGACGCCAACTTCTACGAGAACTACGCCTGCGGCTCGCCGCGCAACTACAGCCATTACTGCAGCGAGCAGGTGGGGAGGATGATCGACCAGCAGTCGCAGGAGGTCAACCCGCAGAAGCGGCTCGGGATGGTCGTGGCGCTGCAGAAGAAGCTCGAGGAGGACGCGCCGCGGCCGCTCCTCGACTGGCGGCTCGACTACTTCTCGCACTGGCCGTACGTGCACAACATGATCCCGCACAACGACATCTACAACTTCGGCCGTATGCAGGACGTGTGGCGGGACAAGTAG
- a CDS encoding MucR family transcriptional regulator, whose translation MDRAEWSPVSAMFEPSAAPRSRSGDWLAILRRDPRRAVEEEQIVCLICGARFRQLTNTHLRGHALSALEYKGRFGYNRGRPLMCRALCRLYAERAVRSGLASRIRSRPIVADPELRRRGGMRPVTLEELLTRRDARRGAGRGGP comes from the coding sequence ATGGACCGCGCCGAGTGGAGCCCCGTGTCCGCCATGTTCGAGCCTTCCGCCGCGCCGCGGAGCCGGTCGGGCGACTGGCTCGCCATCCTCCGCCGTGACCCGCGCCGAGCGGTGGAGGAGGAGCAGATCGTGTGCCTCATCTGCGGCGCGCGCTTCCGCCAGCTGACCAACACGCACCTGCGCGGACACGCGCTGTCGGCGCTCGAATACAAGGGGCGCTTCGGCTACAACCGCGGGCGGCCGCTCATGTGCCGCGCGCTCTGCCGGCTGTACGCCGAGCGCGCCGTGCGGAGCGGCCTCGCGTCGCGCATCCGCAGCCGGCCCATCGTGGCCGACCCCGAGCTGCGCCGGCGTGGGGGCATGCGGCCCGTGACCCTCGAGGAGCTCCTCACGCGCCGCGACGCGCGTCGTGGGGCCGGGCGAGGCGGGCCATGA
- a CDS encoding type II CAAX endopeptidase family protein, translated as MSGPEFDGAPPAPDPSAAPPRPFFRPWATWLSTALVTGLIGYLFMLTPGGPLDRLHRPEDSLERLTEREMDVRAALRHATPWERRLYALLSGGDEGIDDWIRWHEELAEVSTSPDVELSRLILLGETRQTEALRSALDDREDDDAAATRRRDWIEAAYLEPSLSRATGRALITEVRDELPAGWFADALVARLARRSGDAIARQQAESAIAARGSVLLRRWRALEAAGLLLAVAGLATVAVMLLTHADLKVADARVPDGFSLAEGYALFIRGVLGFLVLGAGLGLMIPDDSALDALTGPASVAPVLLYAAWYLRSRGLSFTAAFGLLPGRDRLVTVAWVSLALVGLQLAGESLIGTALDALRLSSHWADGLQENLIWGSWGLVARETIGSALWAPLGEEVAFRGVLYPALRRHFGVAPAAALSAAVFAVAHGYGVLGFAAVFWSGILWALAYERTGTLWPCIVAHAAGNLAATVGVVTLLRS; from the coding sequence ATGTCCGGCCCCGAATTCGACGGCGCCCCGCCCGCTCCCGATCCTTCCGCGGCCCCGCCGCGGCCCTTCTTCCGCCCGTGGGCGACCTGGCTCTCGACGGCCCTCGTGACAGGACTCATCGGCTATCTCTTCATGCTGACGCCCGGCGGGCCGCTCGATCGTCTCCACCGGCCGGAGGACTCGCTCGAGCGGCTGACGGAGCGCGAGATGGACGTGCGCGCGGCGCTCCGCCATGCAACCCCGTGGGAGCGCCGCCTCTACGCCCTGCTCTCCGGAGGGGACGAGGGCATCGACGACTGGATCCGCTGGCACGAGGAGCTGGCCGAGGTCTCGACGTCGCCCGACGTGGAGCTCTCCCGGTTGATCCTGCTCGGCGAGACGCGCCAGACGGAGGCCCTGCGGTCGGCCCTGGACGACCGGGAGGACGACGACGCGGCGGCGACGCGCAGGAGGGACTGGATCGAGGCCGCCTACCTCGAACCGTCTCTCAGCCGCGCCACCGGGCGAGCGCTCATCACCGAGGTGCGCGACGAGCTTCCCGCGGGCTGGTTCGCCGACGCGCTCGTCGCGCGCCTCGCGCGCCGCTCGGGCGACGCCATCGCGCGCCAGCAGGCCGAGTCCGCCATCGCGGCGCGCGGTTCGGTCCTGCTCCGCCGCTGGCGCGCGCTCGAGGCCGCGGGACTGCTGCTGGCCGTGGCGGGCCTCGCGACCGTGGCCGTCATGCTCCTGACCCATGCAGATCTGAAGGTGGCAGACGCCCGCGTGCCGGACGGCTTCTCGCTCGCGGAGGGCTACGCGCTGTTCATCCGGGGCGTGCTCGGCTTTCTCGTCCTGGGCGCCGGCTTGGGCCTGATGATTCCCGACGACAGCGCGCTCGACGCCCTCACGGGCCCGGCGTCCGTGGCGCCCGTCCTTCTCTACGCCGCCTGGTACCTGCGCTCACGCGGCCTGTCCTTCACCGCGGCCTTCGGGCTCTTGCCCGGCCGGGATCGTCTCGTCACCGTCGCCTGGGTCTCCCTCGCTCTCGTCGGGCTCCAGCTGGCAGGCGAGAGCCTGATCGGAACGGCGCTCGACGCCCTGCGCCTCAGCTCGCACTGGGCCGACGGGCTCCAGGAAAACCTCATATGGGGCTCGTGGGGGCTCGTAGCCCGCGAGACGATCGGCAGCGCGCTCTGGGCGCCGCTCGGCGAAGAGGTGGCCTTCCGCGGCGTCCTCTACCCTGCGCTCCGTAGGCACTTCGGCGTCGCGCCGGCAGCGGCGCTCTCTGCGGCCGTCTTCGCGGTCGCGCACGGCTACGGAGTGCTTGGCTTCGCCGCGGTCTTCTGGAGCGGCATCCTCTGGGCGCTGGCCTACGAGCGGACCGGGACCCTCTGGCCCTGCATCGTCGCGCACGCTGCCGGCAACCTGGCGGCGACGGTCGGCGTCGTCACTCTCCTGAGGAGCTAG
- a CDS encoding heme-binding protein: MITVKRLTLEDARIILEAAEAKAKEISVAETVCVCDDGGHPIALHRMTGARLTGVEIAIAKAFTAAGHRRATHKFNAPPGGPALPGNEAFGIHAMHPGKFAIFVGGFPIEVEGEVVGGIGVSGGTGEQDTQVGEAGIAALLRSLKR, from the coding sequence ATGATCACGGTCAAGCGGCTCACGCTGGAGGACGCGCGCATCATCCTGGAGGCGGCCGAGGCCAAGGCCAAGGAGATCAGCGTCGCCGAGACCGTTTGCGTCTGCGACGACGGCGGGCACCCCATCGCCCTCCATCGGATGACGGGGGCGCGCCTCACCGGGGTCGAGATCGCCATCGCCAAGGCCTTCACCGCGGCCGGCCACCGGCGCGCCACCCACAAATTCAACGCGCCGCCCGGCGGTCCCGCGCTGCCGGGCAACGAGGCCTTCGGCATCCACGCCATGCACCCGGGCAAGTTCGCGATTTTTGTCGGCGGCTTCCCCATCGAGGTGGAGGGCGAGGTGGTCGGCGGCATCGGCGTGAGCGGCGGCACCGGCGAGCAGGACACGCAGGTCGGCGAGGCGGGCATCGCCGCCCTCCTGCGTTCGTTGAAGCGCTAG
- a CDS encoding Rieske (2Fe-2S) protein yields the protein MEYRVASLEEVPSGGCKLAEVNGTRVVPARVGERVYACADTCSHRGGPLSEGKLAGARLTCPWHGWLYDVRTGQCLLPTRGAAIATYAVRIEGGDIWVEVL from the coding sequence ATGGAGTACCGCGTGGCCTCCCTCGAGGAGGTCCCGTCGGGCGGCTGCAAGCTGGCGGAGGTCAACGGGACGCGCGTGGTGCCGGCCCGCGTCGGGGAGCGCGTCTACGCCTGCGCCGACACGTGCTCGCACCGCGGCGGCCCGCTCAGCGAGGGCAAGCTCGCCGGGGCCAGGCTGACCTGTCCCTGGCACGGGTGGCTCTACGACGTGCGGACCGGGCAGTGTCTCCTGCCTACCCGGGGCGCGGCGATCGCGACCTACGCCGTGCGGATCGAGGGCGGGGACATATGGGTGGAGGTGCTGTGA
- a CDS encoding iron-containing redox enzyme family protein — protein sequence MSETKSPFRQRLEAAVAAKHSRMNPFTETWVKGELTRAQFGSWASQHYQYVSQFARWCAAVYAECPDSDARDFLLENIIEEESGVKHVDLLIRFAEACGVSRREVETAQQLPTTRALTAWCYETSQRPFHIAAAGLLVGLESQVPGIYQRSLPPLKTHYGFTDHEVEFFAIHIEADEVHGERGYQIVEGHSTTPEKQAEAAEQVRQATEMRWQYMTGLHRAFVLKEDM from the coding sequence ATGAGCGAGACGAAGAGCCCGTTCCGCCAGCGCCTCGAGGCTGCGGTCGCGGCCAAGCACAGCCGCATGAATCCCTTCACGGAGACGTGGGTCAAGGGGGAGCTGACGCGGGCGCAGTTCGGCTCGTGGGCGTCGCAGCACTACCAGTACGTGTCCCAGTTCGCCCGCTGGTGCGCGGCCGTGTACGCCGAGTGCCCAGACTCGGACGCCCGGGACTTCCTGCTCGAGAACATCATCGAAGAAGAATCGGGCGTCAAGCACGTCGACCTGCTGATCCGCTTCGCCGAGGCCTGCGGAGTCAGCCGCAGGGAAGTCGAGACCGCGCAGCAGCTTCCGACGACCCGGGCGCTCACGGCGTGGTGCTACGAGACCTCCCAGCGCCCCTTCCACATCGCCGCGGCGGGGCTCCTCGTCGGCCTGGAGTCGCAGGTGCCAGGCATCTACCAGCGCAGCCTGCCGCCGCTCAAGACCCACTACGGCTTCACCGACCACGAGGTGGAGTTCTTCGCCATCCACATCGAGGCGGACGAGGTCCACGGCGAGCGCGGATACCAGATCGTCGAGGGGCACTCGACCACGCCCGAGAAGCAGGCCGAGGCCGCCGAGCAGGTGCGGCAGGCGACCGAGATGCGCTGGCAGTACATGACCGGCCTCCACCGCGCCTTCGTCCTGAAGGAAGACATGTGA
- a CDS encoding dipeptide ABC transporter ATP-binding protein translates to MTPLLEARGLTKHFPVGRGLLGGGGGVVRAVDDIAFAIEPGRTLGVVGESGCGKTTTAKLVLRLEKPTAGQILFEGQDVAGLEGEGLQSYRKSVQAVFQDPFASLNPRMRVDAIIAEPLVTHERLDAAAVAARVAGLLDVVGLPARSKDLFPHEFSGGQRQRIAIARALALSPRLVVLDEPVSALDVSIRAQILNLLRDLQKERGLAYLFIAHDLAAVAHMSHVIAVMYLGRIVEVGAAARVASAPQHPYTQALFAAALPAHPDEQREEIVLAGEVPSPLNPPAGCRFHPRCPKVMAHCSREEPRLKSSHGQEVACHLYD, encoded by the coding sequence ATGACGCCGCTCCTCGAGGCGCGCGGCCTGACCAAGCACTTCCCGGTGGGCCGCGGGCTCCTGGGCGGCGGCGGGGGCGTGGTCCGGGCCGTGGACGACATCGCCTTCGCCATCGAGCCCGGCCGGACACTGGGCGTCGTGGGAGAGAGCGGCTGCGGCAAGACCACGACCGCCAAGCTCGTGCTGCGGCTCGAGAAGCCGACGGCGGGCCAGATCCTCTTCGAGGGCCAGGACGTCGCCGGGCTCGAAGGCGAGGGCCTGCAGAGCTACCGCAAGAGCGTCCAGGCGGTATTCCAGGACCCCTTCGCCTCGCTCAACCCGCGCATGCGAGTGGACGCCATCATCGCGGAGCCGCTGGTGACCCACGAGCGCCTCGACGCCGCGGCGGTCGCCGCCCGCGTCGCGGGGCTTCTGGACGTGGTGGGGCTGCCGGCGCGGTCGAAAGACCTCTTCCCCCACGAGTTCTCGGGCGGCCAGCGCCAGCGCATCGCCATCGCCCGTGCGCTCGCCCTGTCGCCGCGGCTGGTGGTCCTCGACGAGCCGGTCTCGGCCCTCGATGTCTCGATCCGCGCCCAGATCCTGAACCTGCTGCGCGACCTCCAAAAGGAACGGGGGCTCGCCTACCTCTTCATTGCCCACGACCTGGCGGCGGTCGCCCACATGAGCCACGTGATCGCCGTGATGTATCTGGGTCGCATCGTCGAAGTGGGGGCGGCGGCGCGCGTGGCGTCGGCGCCCCAGCATCCCTATACGCAGGCGCTCTTCGCCGCCGCGCTTCCCGCGCACCCGGACGAGCAGCGTGAGGAGATCGTGCTGGCCGGTGAAGTGCCGAGCCCGCTCAACCCGCCGGCCGGGTGCCGCTTCCACCCGCGCTGTCCCAAGGTCATGGCGCACTGCTCGCGGGAGGAGCCCCGGCTCAAGTCCTCTCATGGCCAAGAGGTCGCCTGCCACCTCTACGACTAG
- a CDS encoding ABC transporter ATP-binding protein encodes MTALLEVSGLSTQYVGARGTRVTRAVDDVSFTLEAGKTLGIVGESGSGKTTLALTLMRLLPPGARIASGSMRFEGEDLLDKSDAEMRAIRGKRMAMILQDPMASLNPLFTVGDQIAETLRAHEGMTRRGAWTRARELLAAVNIAAPERRVSEYPHELSGGMRQRVVGAIAIACGPRLLIADEPTTSLDVTIQAQYLKLLREIQREHGLAMIFITHNLGIVARMCDQVAVMYAGRLVEAGPVRTIFDAPAHPYTRALIESIPRFGDTAARLTAIEGQPPDPAALPPGCAFHPRCPLVIERCRTEAPPETRVAAQHRARCWLAAEAPARRIKG; translated from the coding sequence GTGACCGCGCTCCTCGAAGTCTCGGGGCTGTCGACCCAGTACGTCGGTGCGCGCGGAACCCGCGTGACGCGCGCGGTGGACGACGTCTCCTTCACGCTCGAAGCGGGGAAGACCCTCGGGATCGTCGGCGAGTCCGGTTCCGGCAAGACGACGCTGGCGCTGACGCTCATGCGGCTCCTGCCGCCGGGGGCGCGGATCGCGAGCGGGTCCATGCGCTTCGAGGGCGAGGACCTCCTCGACAAGTCCGATGCCGAGATGCGCGCCATCCGCGGCAAGCGCATGGCCATGATCCTCCAGGACCCGATGGCCTCGCTCAATCCGCTCTTCACGGTGGGCGACCAGATCGCCGAGACGCTGCGCGCGCACGAGGGCATGACGAGACGGGGCGCCTGGACGCGGGCCCGGGAGCTGCTGGCGGCTGTGAACATCGCGGCGCCGGAGCGGCGGGTGAGCGAGTACCCCCACGAGCTGTCGGGCGGGATGCGCCAGCGGGTGGTCGGCGCCATCGCGATCGCCTGCGGGCCGCGGCTGCTCATCGCCGACGAGCCGACCACGAGCCTGGACGTGACGATCCAGGCGCAGTACCTCAAGCTGCTGCGCGAGATCCAGCGCGAGCACGGGCTCGCCATGATCTTCATCACCCACAACCTCGGCATCGTGGCGCGGATGTGCGACCAGGTGGCAGTCATGTACGCGGGGCGCTTGGTCGAGGCGGGTCCGGTGCGGACGATCTTCGACGCCCCGGCCCATCCCTACACGCGGGCGCTCATCGAGTCCATTCCGCGCTTCGGCGACACCGCCGCGCGGCTGACGGCCATCGAGGGCCAGCCGCCCGACCCGGCCGCGCTGCCGCCGGGCTGCGCCTTCCACCCGCGCTGCCCGCTGGTGATCGAGCGCTGCCGCACCGAGGCGCCGCCCGAAACCCGCGTGGCCGCCCAGCACCGGGCGCGCTGCTGGCTGGCTGCCGAGGCGCCCGCCCGCCGTATTAAAGGATGA